The Manis javanica isolate MJ-LG chromosome 2, MJ_LKY, whole genome shotgun sequence genome contains a region encoding:
- the ZBTB26 gene encoding zinc finger and BTB domain-containing protein 26 — translation MSERSDLLHFKFENYGDSMLQKMNKLREENKFCDVTVLIDDIEVQGHKIVFAAGSPFLRDQFLLNDSREVKISILQSSEVGRQLLLSCYSGVLEFPEMELVNYLTAASFLQMSHIVERCTQALWKFIKPKQPMDSKEGCEPQSASPQSKEQQGDARGSPKQDSPCIHPSEDSMDMEDSDIQIVKVESIGDVSEVRSKKDQNQFISSEPTALHSSEPQHSLINSTVENRVSEIEQNHLHNYALSYTGSDNIIMASKDVFGPNIRGVDKGLQWHHQCPKCTRVFRHLENYANHLKMHKLFMCLLCGKTFTQKGNLHRHMRVHAGIKPFQCKICGKTFSQKCSLQDHLNLHSGDKPHKCNYCDMVFAHKPVLRKHLKQLHGKNSFDNANERNVQDLTVDFDSFACTSVTDSKGCQPQPDATQVLDAGKLAQAVLNLRNDSTCVN, via the coding sequence ATGTCTGAAAGATCAGATCTCCTTCACTTCAAGTTTGAAAATTATGGAGATTCAATgttacaaaaaatgaacaaattaagagAAGAGAATAAATTTTGTGATGTTACAGTTCTCATAGATGATATTGAGGTACAGGGGCATAAAATTGTGTTTGCTGCAGGTTCCCCCTTCTTAAGAGACCAGTTTTTACTGAATGATTCCAGAGAGGTGAAAATCTCCATATTACAGAGTTCCGAAGTGGGGAGACAATTGCTCTTATCCTGTTATAGTGGTGTGCTGGAATTCCCTGAGATGGAACTTGTAAATTACTTGACTGCTGCGAGTTTTCTTCAGATGAGCCACATTGTAGAACGGTGCACGCAGGCCTTGTGGAAGTTTATAAAGCCAAAACAACCAATGGATAGTAAAGAGGGATGTGAACCGCAGAGTGCTTCTCCCCAGTCAAAAGAACAACAGGGAGATGCCAGAGGCTCCCCAAAGCAGGACTCACCTTGCATTCATCCATCTGAAGACAGTATGGATATGGAGGACAGTGATATTCAGATTGTTAAGGTAGAATCTATTGGGGATGTGTCAGAGGTTAGAAGTAAAAAAGATCAGAACCAGTTTATTTCTTCTGAACCCACTGCTTTACATTCATCAGAGCCCCAGCACTCCCTGATAAATTCAACTGTGGAAAACAGAGTAAGTGAAATAGAACAGAACCATCTCCACAATTATGCCCTCTCCTACACAGGCAGTGATAATATCATCATGGCCTCAAAAGATGTCTTTGGGCCTAATATTCGAGGTGTAGACAAAGGCCTACAGTGGCATCACCAATGCCCAAAGTGTACCAGGGTGTTTCGTCACCTGGAGAACTAcgccaaccatttaaaaatgcacaaactCTTTATGTGTCTACTCTGCGGCAAGACTTTTACTCAGAAAGGCAACCTTCATCGACACATGCGTGTGCATGCCGGCATTAAACCTTTCCAGTGTAAGATCTGTGGGAAAACCTTTTCTCAGAAGTGTTCCTTACAGGATCATCTTAACCTTCACAGTGGAGATAAGCCCCATAAGTGTAACTATTGTGACATGGTTTTTGCACATAAGCCAGTTTTGAGGAAACACCTTAAACAGCTGCATGGCAAAAACAGCTTTGATAATGCCAATGAAAGAAATGTGCAAGACCTCACAGTGGATTTTGATTCTTTTGCATGTACATCAGTCACAGACTCTAAAGGGTGTCAGCCACAGCCTGATGCAACACAGGTCCTGGATGCAGGTAAACTGGCCCAAGCTGTCCTGAACTTAAGGAATGATAGTACATGTGTGAATTGA
- the ZBTB6 gene encoding zinc finger and BTB domain-containing protein 6, which translates to MAAESDVLHFQFEQQGDVVLQKMNLLRQQNLFCDVSIYINDTEFQGHKVILAACSTFMRDQFLLTQSKHVRITILQSAEVGRKLLLSCYTGALEVKRKELLKYLTAASYLQMVHIVEKCTEALSKYLEIDLSMKNNNQHTDLCQSSDPGVKNEEENSDKDCEIIEISEDSPINIDFHVKEEESSALQSTVESLTSDRKEMRSPELSSVDVGFKDNEICILHVESISTAGVENGQFSQPCTSSKASMYLSETQHSLINSTVESKMAEDPGNQGQGLFCENTEGSHGTVNEIQNLEDAYSLRHQCPRCPRGFLHVENYLRHLKIHKLFLCLQCGKTFTQKKNLNRHIRGHMGIRPFQCTVCLKTFTAKSTLQDHLNIHSGDRPYKCHCCDMDFKHKSALKKHLTSVHGRSSGEKLPRHDLKRQNLL; encoded by the coding sequence ATGGCTGCCGAGTCTGATGTTCTGCACTTCCAGTTTGAACAGCAAGGAGATGTAGTCTTGCAGAAAATGAATCTCTTGAGACAGCAGAATTTATTTTGTGATGTTTCAATTTATATTAATGACACTGAGTTTCAGGGGCACAAGGTGATTTTAGCTGCTTGCTCCACTTTCATGAGAGATCAGTTTTTACTCACGCAGTCAAAACATGTCAGAATCACCATCTTGCAGAGTGCAGAAGTTGGCAGAAAACTGCTGCTCTCTTGCTATACTGGGGCACTTGAAGTTAAGAGAAAAGAGCTTTTGAAATACTTGACTGCTGCTAGTTACCTTCAGATGGTTCACATTGTGGAAAAGTGCACAGAAGCTTTGTCAAAGTACCTGGAAATTGATCTTTCTATGAAAAACAACAATCAACATACTGACCTATGTCAATCCTCTGATCCAGGTGttaagaatgaagaagaaaattcagataaaGACTGTGAGATAATTGAAATTTCGGAAGATAGTCCTATAAACATAGATTTCCACGTTAAAGAAGAGGAAAGCAGTGCTTTACAGTCTACAGTAGAGAGCTTGACAtcagacagaaaggaaatgaggtCACCAGAGCTATCTTCAGTAGATGTAGGTTTTAAAGACAATGAAATTTGTATTCTCCATGTGGAATCTATCAGTACTGCTGGTGTAGAAAACGGGCAATTTTCGCAGCCTTGTACCTCTTCAAAAGCAAGCATGTATTTGTCTGAAACACAGCATTCACTGATTAATTCTACGGTTGAGAGCAAAATGGCAGAAGATCCTGGGAATCAAGGTCAAGGCTTATTTTGTGAGAATACTGAAGGAAGTCATGGCACAGTAAATGAGATTCAGAATCTGGAGGATGCTTACTCACTGAGGCATCAGTGCCCCAGGTGTCCTCGAGGATTTCTTCACGTTGAAAACTACCTGCGCCATCTTAAGATCCATAAACTGTTCTTGTGCTTACAGTGCGGGAAAACAtttacacagaagaaaaatctcaaCCGGCACATTCGAGGGCACATGGGCATACGGCCCTTTCAGTGTACTGTGTGCTTGAAGACATTTACTGCTAAAAGCACACTTCAGGACCACTTAAACATACACAGTGGGGATCGGCCATACAAATGCCACTGTTGTGACATGGATTTCAAGCACAAATCTGCCCTCAAAAAGCACTTAACCTCTGTCCATGGCAGAAGCAGTGGTGAGAAACTACCTAGGCATGATCTCAAAAGGCAAAATCTACTATGA